One genomic region from Leguminivora glycinivorella isolate SPB_JAAS2020 chromosome 8, LegGlyc_1.1, whole genome shotgun sequence encodes:
- the LOC125228496 gene encoding troponin I isoform X9, which produces MADDDAKKAKQAEIDRKRAEVRKRMEEASKAKKAKKGFMTPERKKKLRLLLRKKAAEELKKEQERKAAERRRIIEERCGKPKNIEDANEDDLRRICKEHHERINRLEDQKYDLEYIVKRKDVEISDLNSQVNDLRGKFVKPTLKKVSKYENKFAKLQKKAAEFNFRNQLKVVKKKEFTLEEEDKEKKPDWSKGKPGDQKVKEEEVEA; this is translated from the exons ATGGCGGATGATGAT GCGAAGAAGGCCAAACAGGCCGAGATCGACCGCAAGCGCGCGGAGGTGCGCAAGCGCATGGAGGAAGCTTCCAAGGCCAAGAAGGCGAAGAAGGGTTTCATGACCCCCGAGAGGAAGAAGAAACTCAGG TTGCTGCTGCGTAAAAAAGCCGCTGAGGAACTGAAGAAGGAACAGGAGCGCAAAGCGGCCGAGAGGAGGCGCATCATCGAGGAGAGGTGTGGTAAACCCAAGAACATTGAAGATGCTAACGAAG ATGATCTTAGGAGGATTTGCAAAGAACATCACGAACGCATCAATCGCCTTGAAGATCAAAAGTATGACCTGGAATACATCGTTAAAAGAAAAGATGTTGAG ATCTCCGACCTGAACTCCCAAGTCAATGACCTCAGAGGAAAATT CGTCAAACCTACACTCAAGAAGGTGTCCAAATACGAGAACAAATTCGCCAAGCTCCAGAAGAAGGCCGCCGAATTCAACTTCCGTAACCAGTTGAAGGTCGTCAAAAAGAAGGAGTTCACCCTTGAAGAAGAAGACAAAGAG aaaaaaccAGACTGGTCCAAGGGCAAACCCGGCGATCAGAAGGTAAAAGAGGAAGAGGTTGAGGCATGA
- the LOC125228496 gene encoding troponin I isoform X15, protein MADDDAKKAKQAEIDRKRAEVRKRMEEASKAKKAKKGFMTPERKKKLRLLLRKKAAEELKKEQERKAAERRRIIEERCGKPKNIEDANEAMLKRIIQEYYDRMYVCEGQKWDLEHEVRKRDYEISDLNSQVNDLRGKFVKPTLKKVSKYENKFAKLQKKAAEFNFRNQLKVVKKKEFTLEEEDKEAKKAEKADWAIGKK, encoded by the exons ATGGCGGATGATGAT GCGAAGAAGGCCAAACAGGCCGAGATCGACCGCAAGCGCGCGGAGGTGCGCAAGCGCATGGAGGAAGCTTCCAAGGCCAAGAAGGCGAAGAAGGGTTTCATGACCCCCGAGAGGAAGAAGAAACTCAGG TTGCTGCTGCGTAAAAAAGCCGCTGAGGAACTGAAGAAGGAACAGGAGCGCAAAGCGGCCGAGAGGAGGCGCATCATCGAGGAGAGGTGTGGTAAACCCAAGAACATTGAAGATGCTAACGAAG CAATGCTCAAGAGAATAATACAGGAGTATTATGACCGCATGTATGTGTGTGAGGGCCAGAAGTGGGATTTGGAACATGAAGTCAGGAAAAGAGATTATGAG ATCTCCGACCTGAACTCCCAAGTCAATGACCTCAGAGGAAAATT CGTCAAACCTACACTCAAGAAGGTGTCCAAATACGAGAACAAATTCGCCAAGCTCCAGAAGAAGGCCGCCGAATTCAACTTCCGTAACCAGTTGAAGGTCGTCAAAAAGAAGGAGTTCACCCTTGAAGAAGAAGACAAAGAG GCTAAGAAAGCGGAGAAGGCTGATTGGGCTATCGGCAAGAAGTAA
- the LOC125228496 gene encoding troponin I isoform X10: MADDDAKKAKQAEIDRKRAEVRKRMEEASKAKKAKKGFMTPERKKKLRLLLRKKAAEELKKEQERKAAERRRIIEERCGKPKNIEDANEAMLKRIIQEYYDRMYVCEGQKWDLEHEVRKRDYEISDLNSQVNDLRGKFVKPTLKKVSKYENKFAKLQKKAAEFNFRNQLKVVKKKEFTLEEEDKEKKPDWSKGKPGDQKVKEEEVEA, from the exons ATGGCGGATGATGAT GCGAAGAAGGCCAAACAGGCCGAGATCGACCGCAAGCGCGCGGAGGTGCGCAAGCGCATGGAGGAAGCTTCCAAGGCCAAGAAGGCGAAGAAGGGTTTCATGACCCCCGAGAGGAAGAAGAAACTCAGG TTGCTGCTGCGTAAAAAAGCCGCTGAGGAACTGAAGAAGGAACAGGAGCGCAAAGCGGCCGAGAGGAGGCGCATCATCGAGGAGAGGTGTGGTAAACCCAAGAACATTGAAGATGCTAACGAAG CAATGCTCAAGAGAATAATACAGGAGTATTATGACCGCATGTATGTGTGTGAGGGCCAGAAGTGGGATTTGGAACATGAAGTCAGGAAAAGAGATTATGAG ATCTCCGACCTGAACTCCCAAGTCAATGACCTCAGAGGAAAATT CGTCAAACCTACACTCAAGAAGGTGTCCAAATACGAGAACAAATTCGCCAAGCTCCAGAAGAAGGCCGCCGAATTCAACTTCCGTAACCAGTTGAAGGTCGTCAAAAAGAAGGAGTTCACCCTTGAAGAAGAAGACAAAGAG aaaaaaccAGACTGGTCCAAGGGCAAACCCGGCGATCAGAAGGTAAAAGAGGAAGAGGTTGAGGCATGA
- the LOC125228496 gene encoding troponin I isoform X7, which produces MADDDKKRLEEAKKAKQAEIDRKRAEVRKRMEEASKAKKAKKGFMTPERKKKLRLLLRKKAAEELKKEQERKAAERRRIIEERCGKPKNIEDANEAMLKRIIQEYYDRMYVCEGQKWDLEHEVRKRDYEISDLNSQVNDLRGKFVKPTLKKVSKYENKFAKLQKKAAEFNFRNQLKVVKKKEFTLEEEDKEKKPDWSKGKPGDQKVKEEEVEA; this is translated from the exons ATGGCGGATGATGAT aaAAAGCGTCTCGAGGAG GCGAAGAAGGCCAAACAGGCCGAGATCGACCGCAAGCGCGCGGAGGTGCGCAAGCGCATGGAGGAAGCTTCCAAGGCCAAGAAGGCGAAGAAGGGTTTCATGACCCCCGAGAGGAAGAAGAAACTCAGG TTGCTGCTGCGTAAAAAAGCCGCTGAGGAACTGAAGAAGGAACAGGAGCGCAAAGCGGCCGAGAGGAGGCGCATCATCGAGGAGAGGTGTGGTAAACCCAAGAACATTGAAGATGCTAACGAAG CAATGCTCAAGAGAATAATACAGGAGTATTATGACCGCATGTATGTGTGTGAGGGCCAGAAGTGGGATTTGGAACATGAAGTCAGGAAAAGAGATTATGAG ATCTCCGACCTGAACTCCCAAGTCAATGACCTCAGAGGAAAATT CGTCAAACCTACACTCAAGAAGGTGTCCAAATACGAGAACAAATTCGCCAAGCTCCAGAAGAAGGCCGCCGAATTCAACTTCCGTAACCAGTTGAAGGTCGTCAAAAAGAAGGAGTTCACCCTTGAAGAAGAAGACAAAGAG aaaaaaccAGACTGGTCCAAGGGCAAACCCGGCGATCAGAAGGTAAAAGAGGAAGAGGTTGAGGCATGA
- the LOC125228496 gene encoding troponin I isoform X1, which translates to MADDDKKRLEEAKKAKQAEIDRKRAEVRKRMEEASKAKKAKKGFMTPERKKKLRLLLRKKAAEELKKEQERKAAERRRIIEERCGKPKNIEDANEDDLRRICKEHHERINRLEDQKYDLEYIVKRKDVEISDLNSQVNDLRGKFVKPTLKKVSKYENKFAKLQKKAAEFNFRNQLKVVKKKEFTLEEEDKEGGVGGKKKPDWSKGKPGDQKVKEEEVEA; encoded by the exons ATGGCGGATGATGAT aaAAAGCGTCTCGAGGAG GCGAAGAAGGCCAAACAGGCCGAGATCGACCGCAAGCGCGCGGAGGTGCGCAAGCGCATGGAGGAAGCTTCCAAGGCCAAGAAGGCGAAGAAGGGTTTCATGACCCCCGAGAGGAAGAAGAAACTCAGG TTGCTGCTGCGTAAAAAAGCCGCTGAGGAACTGAAGAAGGAACAGGAGCGCAAAGCGGCCGAGAGGAGGCGCATCATCGAGGAGAGGTGTGGTAAACCCAAGAACATTGAAGATGCTAACGAAG ATGATCTTAGGAGGATTTGCAAAGAACATCACGAACGCATCAATCGCCTTGAAGATCAAAAGTATGACCTGGAATACATCGTTAAAAGAAAAGATGTTGAG ATCTCCGACCTGAACTCCCAAGTCAATGACCTCAGAGGAAAATT CGTCAAACCTACACTCAAGAAGGTGTCCAAATACGAGAACAAATTCGCCAAGCTCCAGAAGAAGGCCGCCGAATTCAACTTCCGTAACCAGTTGAAGGTCGTCAAAAAGAAGGAGTTCACCCTTGAAGAAGAAGACAAAGAG GGCGGCGTCGGAGGAAAG aaaaaaccAGACTGGTCCAAGGGCAAACCCGGCGATCAGAAGGTAAAAGAGGAAGAGGTTGAGGCATGA
- the LOC125228496 gene encoding troponin I isoform X16: MADDDAKKAKQAEIDRKRAEVRKRMEEASKAKKAKKGFMTPERKKKLRLLLRKKAAEELKKEQERKAAERRRIIEERCGKPKNIEDANEAELQTICQMYWHRLYNLEGDKYELERAIQIRKMEISDLNSQVNDLRGKFVKPTLKKVSKYENKFAKLQKKAAEFNFRNQLKVVKKKEFTLEEEDKEAKKAEKADWAIGKK, encoded by the exons ATGGCGGATGATGAT GCGAAGAAGGCCAAACAGGCCGAGATCGACCGCAAGCGCGCGGAGGTGCGCAAGCGCATGGAGGAAGCTTCCAAGGCCAAGAAGGCGAAGAAGGGTTTCATGACCCCCGAGAGGAAGAAGAAACTCAGG TTGCTGCTGCGTAAAAAAGCCGCTGAGGAACTGAAGAAGGAACAGGAGCGCAAAGCGGCCGAGAGGAGGCGCATCATCGAGGAGAGGTGTGGTAAACCCAAGAACATTGAAGATGCTAACGAAG CGGAACTGCAGACGATATGTCAAATGTACTGGCACAGACTATACAACCTTGAGGGGGATAAATATGAACTAGAACGAGCCATTCAAATTAGGAAAATGGAG ATCTCCGACCTGAACTCCCAAGTCAATGACCTCAGAGGAAAATT CGTCAAACCTACACTCAAGAAGGTGTCCAAATACGAGAACAAATTCGCCAAGCTCCAGAAGAAGGCCGCCGAATTCAACTTCCGTAACCAGTTGAAGGTCGTCAAAAAGAAGGAGTTCACCCTTGAAGAAGAAGACAAAGAG GCTAAGAAAGCGGAGAAGGCTGATTGGGCTATCGGCAAGAAGTAA
- the LOC125228496 gene encoding troponin I isoform X5, giving the protein MADDDKKRLEEAKKAKQAEIDRKRAEVRKRMEEASKAKKAKKGFMTPERKKKLRLLLRKKAAEELKKEQERKAAERRRIIEERCGKPKNIEDANEDDLRRICKEHHERINRLEDQKYDLEYIVKRKDVEISDLNSQVNDLRGKFVKPTLKKVSKYENKFAKLQKKAAEFNFRNQLKVVKKKEFTLEEEDKEKKPDWSKGKPGDQKVKEEEVEA; this is encoded by the exons ATGGCGGATGATGAT aaAAAGCGTCTCGAGGAG GCGAAGAAGGCCAAACAGGCCGAGATCGACCGCAAGCGCGCGGAGGTGCGCAAGCGCATGGAGGAAGCTTCCAAGGCCAAGAAGGCGAAGAAGGGTTTCATGACCCCCGAGAGGAAGAAGAAACTCAGG TTGCTGCTGCGTAAAAAAGCCGCTGAGGAACTGAAGAAGGAACAGGAGCGCAAAGCGGCCGAGAGGAGGCGCATCATCGAGGAGAGGTGTGGTAAACCCAAGAACATTGAAGATGCTAACGAAG ATGATCTTAGGAGGATTTGCAAAGAACATCACGAACGCATCAATCGCCTTGAAGATCAAAAGTATGACCTGGAATACATCGTTAAAAGAAAAGATGTTGAG ATCTCCGACCTGAACTCCCAAGTCAATGACCTCAGAGGAAAATT CGTCAAACCTACACTCAAGAAGGTGTCCAAATACGAGAACAAATTCGCCAAGCTCCAGAAGAAGGCCGCCGAATTCAACTTCCGTAACCAGTTGAAGGTCGTCAAAAAGAAGGAGTTCACCCTTGAAGAAGAAGACAAAGAG aaaaaaccAGACTGGTCCAAGGGCAAACCCGGCGATCAGAAGGTAAAAGAGGAAGAGGTTGAGGCATGA
- the LOC125228496 gene encoding troponin I isoform X4 yields the protein MADDDKKRLEEAKKAKQAEIDRKRAEVRKRMEEASKAKKAKKGFMTPERKKKLRLLLRKKAAEELKKEQERKAAERRRIIEERCGKPKNIEDANEAELQTICQMYWHRLYNLEGDKYELERAIQIRKMEISDLNSQVNDLRGKFVKPTLKKVSKYENKFAKLQKKAAEFNFRNQLKVVKKKEFTLEEEDKEGGVGGKKKPDWSKGKPGDQKVKEEEVEA from the exons ATGGCGGATGATGAT aaAAAGCGTCTCGAGGAG GCGAAGAAGGCCAAACAGGCCGAGATCGACCGCAAGCGCGCGGAGGTGCGCAAGCGCATGGAGGAAGCTTCCAAGGCCAAGAAGGCGAAGAAGGGTTTCATGACCCCCGAGAGGAAGAAGAAACTCAGG TTGCTGCTGCGTAAAAAAGCCGCTGAGGAACTGAAGAAGGAACAGGAGCGCAAAGCGGCCGAGAGGAGGCGCATCATCGAGGAGAGGTGTGGTAAACCCAAGAACATTGAAGATGCTAACGAAG CGGAACTGCAGACGATATGTCAAATGTACTGGCACAGACTATACAACCTTGAGGGGGATAAATATGAACTAGAACGAGCCATTCAAATTAGGAAAATGGAG ATCTCCGACCTGAACTCCCAAGTCAATGACCTCAGAGGAAAATT CGTCAAACCTACACTCAAGAAGGTGTCCAAATACGAGAACAAATTCGCCAAGCTCCAGAAGAAGGCCGCCGAATTCAACTTCCGTAACCAGTTGAAGGTCGTCAAAAAGAAGGAGTTCACCCTTGAAGAAGAAGACAAAGAG GGCGGCGTCGGAGGAAAG aaaaaaccAGACTGGTCCAAGGGCAAACCCGGCGATCAGAAGGTAAAAGAGGAAGAGGTTGAGGCATGA
- the LOC125228496 gene encoding troponin I isoform X6, with translation MADDDAKKAKQAEIDRKRAEVRKRMEEASKAKKAKKGFMTPERKKKLRLLLRKKAAEELKKEQERKAAERRRIIEERCGKPKNIEDANEDDLRRICKEHHERINRLEDQKYDLEYIVKRKDVEISDLNSQVNDLRGKFVKPTLKKVSKYENKFAKLQKKAAEFNFRNQLKVVKKKEFTLEEEDKEGGVGGKKKPDWSKGKPGDQKVKEEEVEA, from the exons ATGGCGGATGATGAT GCGAAGAAGGCCAAACAGGCCGAGATCGACCGCAAGCGCGCGGAGGTGCGCAAGCGCATGGAGGAAGCTTCCAAGGCCAAGAAGGCGAAGAAGGGTTTCATGACCCCCGAGAGGAAGAAGAAACTCAGG TTGCTGCTGCGTAAAAAAGCCGCTGAGGAACTGAAGAAGGAACAGGAGCGCAAAGCGGCCGAGAGGAGGCGCATCATCGAGGAGAGGTGTGGTAAACCCAAGAACATTGAAGATGCTAACGAAG ATGATCTTAGGAGGATTTGCAAAGAACATCACGAACGCATCAATCGCCTTGAAGATCAAAAGTATGACCTGGAATACATCGTTAAAAGAAAAGATGTTGAG ATCTCCGACCTGAACTCCCAAGTCAATGACCTCAGAGGAAAATT CGTCAAACCTACACTCAAGAAGGTGTCCAAATACGAGAACAAATTCGCCAAGCTCCAGAAGAAGGCCGCCGAATTCAACTTCCGTAACCAGTTGAAGGTCGTCAAAAAGAAGGAGTTCACCCTTGAAGAAGAAGACAAAGAG GGCGGCGTCGGAGGAAAG aaaaaaccAGACTGGTCCAAGGGCAAACCCGGCGATCAGAAGGTAAAAGAGGAAGAGGTTGAGGCATGA
- the LOC125228496 gene encoding troponin I isoform X2 has protein sequence MADDDKKRLEEAKKAKQAEIDRKRAEVRKRMEEASKAKKAKKGFMTPERKKKLRLLLRKKAAEELKKEQERKAAERRRIIEERCGKPKNIEDANEAMLKRIIQEYYDRMYVCEGQKWDLEHEVRKRDYEISDLNSQVNDLRGKFVKPTLKKVSKYENKFAKLQKKAAEFNFRNQLKVVKKKEFTLEEEDKEGGVGGKKKPDWSKGKPGDQKVKEEEVEA, from the exons ATGGCGGATGATGAT aaAAAGCGTCTCGAGGAG GCGAAGAAGGCCAAACAGGCCGAGATCGACCGCAAGCGCGCGGAGGTGCGCAAGCGCATGGAGGAAGCTTCCAAGGCCAAGAAGGCGAAGAAGGGTTTCATGACCCCCGAGAGGAAGAAGAAACTCAGG TTGCTGCTGCGTAAAAAAGCCGCTGAGGAACTGAAGAAGGAACAGGAGCGCAAAGCGGCCGAGAGGAGGCGCATCATCGAGGAGAGGTGTGGTAAACCCAAGAACATTGAAGATGCTAACGAAG CAATGCTCAAGAGAATAATACAGGAGTATTATGACCGCATGTATGTGTGTGAGGGCCAGAAGTGGGATTTGGAACATGAAGTCAGGAAAAGAGATTATGAG ATCTCCGACCTGAACTCCCAAGTCAATGACCTCAGAGGAAAATT CGTCAAACCTACACTCAAGAAGGTGTCCAAATACGAGAACAAATTCGCCAAGCTCCAGAAGAAGGCCGCCGAATTCAACTTCCGTAACCAGTTGAAGGTCGTCAAAAAGAAGGAGTTCACCCTTGAAGAAGAAGACAAAGAG GGCGGCGTCGGAGGAAAG aaaaaaccAGACTGGTCCAAGGGCAAACCCGGCGATCAGAAGGTAAAAGAGGAAGAGGTTGAGGCATGA
- the LOC125228496 gene encoding troponin I isoform X3: MADDDKKRLEEAKKAKQAEIDRKRAEVRKRMEEASKAKKAKKGFMTPERKKKLRLLLRKKAAEELKKEQERKAAERRRIIEERCGKPKNIEDANEAALTSIITGYHQRIGKLEEEKYDAEVEVARKQLEISDLNSQVNDLRGKFVKPTLKKVSKYENKFAKLQKKAAEFNFRNQLKVVKKKEFTLEEEDKEGGVGGKKKPDWSKGKPGDQKVKEEEVEA, from the exons ATGGCGGATGATGAT aaAAAGCGTCTCGAGGAG GCGAAGAAGGCCAAACAGGCCGAGATCGACCGCAAGCGCGCGGAGGTGCGCAAGCGCATGGAGGAAGCTTCCAAGGCCAAGAAGGCGAAGAAGGGTTTCATGACCCCCGAGAGGAAGAAGAAACTCAGG TTGCTGCTGCGTAAAAAAGCCGCTGAGGAACTGAAGAAGGAACAGGAGCGCAAAGCGGCCGAGAGGAGGCGCATCATCGAGGAGAGGTGTGGTAAACCCAAGAACATTGAAGATGCTAACGAAG CGGCTCTAACGAGCATCATAACCGGGTACCATCAGCGTATCGGCAAGCTCGAGGAGGAGAAGTACGATGCGGAAGTCGAAGTGGCCCGCAAACAGCTCGAG ATCTCCGACCTGAACTCCCAAGTCAATGACCTCAGAGGAAAATT CGTCAAACCTACACTCAAGAAGGTGTCCAAATACGAGAACAAATTCGCCAAGCTCCAGAAGAAGGCCGCCGAATTCAACTTCCGTAACCAGTTGAAGGTCGTCAAAAAGAAGGAGTTCACCCTTGAAGAAGAAGACAAAGAG GGCGGCGTCGGAGGAAAG aaaaaaccAGACTGGTCCAAGGGCAAACCCGGCGATCAGAAGGTAAAAGAGGAAGAGGTTGAGGCATGA
- the LOC125228496 gene encoding troponin I isoform X11 yields MADDDAKKAKQAEIDRKRAEVRKRMEEASKAKKAKKGFMTPERKKKLRLLLRKKAAEELKKEQERKAAERRRIIEERCGKPKNIEDANEAELQTICQMYWHRLYNLEGDKYELERAIQIRKMEISDLNSQVNDLRGKFVKPTLKKVSKYENKFAKLQKKAAEFNFRNQLKVVKKKEFTLEEEDKEKKPDWSKGKPGDQKVKEEEVEA; encoded by the exons ATGGCGGATGATGAT GCGAAGAAGGCCAAACAGGCCGAGATCGACCGCAAGCGCGCGGAGGTGCGCAAGCGCATGGAGGAAGCTTCCAAGGCCAAGAAGGCGAAGAAGGGTTTCATGACCCCCGAGAGGAAGAAGAAACTCAGG TTGCTGCTGCGTAAAAAAGCCGCTGAGGAACTGAAGAAGGAACAGGAGCGCAAAGCGGCCGAGAGGAGGCGCATCATCGAGGAGAGGTGTGGTAAACCCAAGAACATTGAAGATGCTAACGAAG CGGAACTGCAGACGATATGTCAAATGTACTGGCACAGACTATACAACCTTGAGGGGGATAAATATGAACTAGAACGAGCCATTCAAATTAGGAAAATGGAG ATCTCCGACCTGAACTCCCAAGTCAATGACCTCAGAGGAAAATT CGTCAAACCTACACTCAAGAAGGTGTCCAAATACGAGAACAAATTCGCCAAGCTCCAGAAGAAGGCCGCCGAATTCAACTTCCGTAACCAGTTGAAGGTCGTCAAAAAGAAGGAGTTCACCCTTGAAGAAGAAGACAAAGAG aaaaaaccAGACTGGTCCAAGGGCAAACCCGGCGATCAGAAGGTAAAAGAGGAAGAGGTTGAGGCATGA
- the LOC125228496 gene encoding troponin I isoform X8, with protein sequence MADDDAKKAKQAEIDRKRAEVRKRMEEASKAKKAKKGFMTPERKKKLRLLLRKKAAEELKKEQERKAAERRRIIEERCGKPKNIEDANEAELQTICQMYWHRLYNLEGDKYELERAIQIRKMEISDLNSQVNDLRGKFVKPTLKKVSKYENKFAKLQKKAAEFNFRNQLKVVKKKEFTLEEEDKEGGVGGKKKPDWSKGKPGDQKVKEEEVEA encoded by the exons ATGGCGGATGATGAT GCGAAGAAGGCCAAACAGGCCGAGATCGACCGCAAGCGCGCGGAGGTGCGCAAGCGCATGGAGGAAGCTTCCAAGGCCAAGAAGGCGAAGAAGGGTTTCATGACCCCCGAGAGGAAGAAGAAACTCAGG TTGCTGCTGCGTAAAAAAGCCGCTGAGGAACTGAAGAAGGAACAGGAGCGCAAAGCGGCCGAGAGGAGGCGCATCATCGAGGAGAGGTGTGGTAAACCCAAGAACATTGAAGATGCTAACGAAG CGGAACTGCAGACGATATGTCAAATGTACTGGCACAGACTATACAACCTTGAGGGGGATAAATATGAACTAGAACGAGCCATTCAAATTAGGAAAATGGAG ATCTCCGACCTGAACTCCCAAGTCAATGACCTCAGAGGAAAATT CGTCAAACCTACACTCAAGAAGGTGTCCAAATACGAGAACAAATTCGCCAAGCTCCAGAAGAAGGCCGCCGAATTCAACTTCCGTAACCAGTTGAAGGTCGTCAAAAAGAAGGAGTTCACCCTTGAAGAAGAAGACAAAGAG GGCGGCGTCGGAGGAAAG aaaaaaccAGACTGGTCCAAGGGCAAACCCGGCGATCAGAAGGTAAAAGAGGAAGAGGTTGAGGCATGA
- the LOC125228496 gene encoding troponin I isoform X13 has translation MADDDKKRLEEAKKAKQAEIDRKRAEVRKRMEEASKAKKAKKGFMTPERKKKLRLLLRKKAAEELKKEQERKAAERRRIIEERCGKPKNIEDANEAMLKRIIQEYYDRMYVCEGQKWDLEHEVRKRDYEISDLNSQVNDLRGKFVKPTLKKVSKYENKFAKLQKKAAEFNFRNQLKVVKKKEFTLEEEDKEAKKAEKADWAIGKK, from the exons ATGGCGGATGATGAT aaAAAGCGTCTCGAGGAG GCGAAGAAGGCCAAACAGGCCGAGATCGACCGCAAGCGCGCGGAGGTGCGCAAGCGCATGGAGGAAGCTTCCAAGGCCAAGAAGGCGAAGAAGGGTTTCATGACCCCCGAGAGGAAGAAGAAACTCAGG TTGCTGCTGCGTAAAAAAGCCGCTGAGGAACTGAAGAAGGAACAGGAGCGCAAAGCGGCCGAGAGGAGGCGCATCATCGAGGAGAGGTGTGGTAAACCCAAGAACATTGAAGATGCTAACGAAG CAATGCTCAAGAGAATAATACAGGAGTATTATGACCGCATGTATGTGTGTGAGGGCCAGAAGTGGGATTTGGAACATGAAGTCAGGAAAAGAGATTATGAG ATCTCCGACCTGAACTCCCAAGTCAATGACCTCAGAGGAAAATT CGTCAAACCTACACTCAAGAAGGTGTCCAAATACGAGAACAAATTCGCCAAGCTCCAGAAGAAGGCCGCCGAATTCAACTTCCGTAACCAGTTGAAGGTCGTCAAAAAGAAGGAGTTCACCCTTGAAGAAGAAGACAAAGAG GCTAAGAAAGCGGAGAAGGCTGATTGGGCTATCGGCAAGAAGTAA
- the LOC125228496 gene encoding troponin I isoform X12 — translation MADDDKKRLEEAKKAKQAEIDRKRAEVRKRMEEASKAKKAKKGFMTPERKKKLRLLLRKKAAEELKKEQERKAAERRRIIEERCGKPKNIEDANEDDLRRICKEHHERINRLEDQKYDLEYIVKRKDVEISDLNSQVNDLRGKFVKPTLKKVSKYENKFAKLQKKAAEFNFRNQLKVVKKKEFTLEEEDKEAKKAEKADWAIGKK, via the exons ATGGCGGATGATGAT aaAAAGCGTCTCGAGGAG GCGAAGAAGGCCAAACAGGCCGAGATCGACCGCAAGCGCGCGGAGGTGCGCAAGCGCATGGAGGAAGCTTCCAAGGCCAAGAAGGCGAAGAAGGGTTTCATGACCCCCGAGAGGAAGAAGAAACTCAGG TTGCTGCTGCGTAAAAAAGCCGCTGAGGAACTGAAGAAGGAACAGGAGCGCAAAGCGGCCGAGAGGAGGCGCATCATCGAGGAGAGGTGTGGTAAACCCAAGAACATTGAAGATGCTAACGAAG ATGATCTTAGGAGGATTTGCAAAGAACATCACGAACGCATCAATCGCCTTGAAGATCAAAAGTATGACCTGGAATACATCGTTAAAAGAAAAGATGTTGAG ATCTCCGACCTGAACTCCCAAGTCAATGACCTCAGAGGAAAATT CGTCAAACCTACACTCAAGAAGGTGTCCAAATACGAGAACAAATTCGCCAAGCTCCAGAAGAAGGCCGCCGAATTCAACTTCCGTAACCAGTTGAAGGTCGTCAAAAAGAAGGAGTTCACCCTTGAAGAAGAAGACAAAGAG GCTAAGAAAGCGGAGAAGGCTGATTGGGCTATCGGCAAGAAGTAA
- the LOC125228496 gene encoding troponin I isoform X14: MADDDAKKAKQAEIDRKRAEVRKRMEEASKAKKAKKGFMTPERKKKLRLLLRKKAAEELKKEQERKAAERRRIIEERCGKPKNIEDANEDDLRRICKEHHERINRLEDQKYDLEYIVKRKDVEISDLNSQVNDLRGKFVKPTLKKVSKYENKFAKLQKKAAEFNFRNQLKVVKKKEFTLEEEDKEAKKAEKADWAIGKK; the protein is encoded by the exons ATGGCGGATGATGAT GCGAAGAAGGCCAAACAGGCCGAGATCGACCGCAAGCGCGCGGAGGTGCGCAAGCGCATGGAGGAAGCTTCCAAGGCCAAGAAGGCGAAGAAGGGTTTCATGACCCCCGAGAGGAAGAAGAAACTCAGG TTGCTGCTGCGTAAAAAAGCCGCTGAGGAACTGAAGAAGGAACAGGAGCGCAAAGCGGCCGAGAGGAGGCGCATCATCGAGGAGAGGTGTGGTAAACCCAAGAACATTGAAGATGCTAACGAAG ATGATCTTAGGAGGATTTGCAAAGAACATCACGAACGCATCAATCGCCTTGAAGATCAAAAGTATGACCTGGAATACATCGTTAAAAGAAAAGATGTTGAG ATCTCCGACCTGAACTCCCAAGTCAATGACCTCAGAGGAAAATT CGTCAAACCTACACTCAAGAAGGTGTCCAAATACGAGAACAAATTCGCCAAGCTCCAGAAGAAGGCCGCCGAATTCAACTTCCGTAACCAGTTGAAGGTCGTCAAAAAGAAGGAGTTCACCCTTGAAGAAGAAGACAAAGAG GCTAAGAAAGCGGAGAAGGCTGATTGGGCTATCGGCAAGAAGTAA